The proteins below come from a single Cottoperca gobio chromosome 11, fCotGob3.1, whole genome shotgun sequence genomic window:
- the LOC115015465 gene encoding uncharacterized protein LOC115015465 — MMSGIRGGPVKMQKMLIKLMVFVGLIGLSYGAVQRPDYDDTPYPEFLNPSWMASIPDDQPLSEVTIPGTHNTMALFGGVYAECQTWSLASQLQAGVRFLDVRVRHIKGNLTIHHGVSYQRAHFGQVLQGVADFLREYPSETVLVRVKEEFSETYDIYGAVVDHIHRYAHWGLLWHSRLVPTMGEARGKLIILQDFSGPDLGMRYGSLDIADDWKVHTLLHVEEKWQSVYKHLEAASAGNKAQIFLTYSSGAGVFAYPRVVAQRVNAQLYNYLRAKTDLNQRFGIICMDFPASPIIQMIIDFELKEVIKRRPVFNAVHIKASSKYKVSSLRKRNEQTFD, encoded by the exons ATGATGAGCGGCATCAGAGGAGGTCCAGTGAAAATGCAGAAGATGTTAATTAAGCTGATGGTGTTTGTGGG ACTCATTGGGTTGAGTTACGGAGCCGTTCAGAGACCTGATTATGATGACACACCCTACCCGGAGTTCCTCAACCCGTCCTGGATGGCCAGCATCCCCGATGATCAGCCGCTGTCTGAGGTCACCATACCCGGGACCCACAACACCATGGCCCTGTTTGGCGGTGTGTATGCTGAGTGCCAGACCTGGAGCTTGGCCTCCCAGCTCCAAGCCGGCGTCCGCTTCCTCGACGTCCGCGTCCGTCACATCAAGGGGAACCTCACCATCCATCACGGGGTGTCCTATCAGCGGGCGCACTTTGGCCAAGTGCTGCAGGGCGTGGCTGACTTCCTACGGGAGTATCCCAGTGAGACAGTGCTGGTGCGTGTGAAGGAGGAGTTCAGTGAGACCTATGACATCTATGGTGCTGTGGTAGACCACATCCATCGCTACGCTCACTGGGGCCTGCTGTGGCACAGCCGGCTCGTGCCGACCATGGGAGAGGCCCGAGGGAAACTCATCATCCTGCAAGACTTTTCTGGGCCAGACTTGGGGATGCGGTATGGCTCCCTGGATATAGCTGATGACTGGAAG GTACACACACTTCTGCATGTGGAGGAGAAATGGCAGAGCGTCTATAAGCACCTGGAGGCTGCATCTGCAGGAAACAAGGCCCAGATTTTTCTCACCTACAGCAGTGGAGCTGGTGTGTTTGCGTACCCCAGAGTCGTCGCCCAGCGCGTCAATGCACAACTGTACAACTACCTGAGAGCCAAGACGGACTTGAACCAGCGCTTTGGAATCATATGCATGGACTTTCCTGCTTCTCCTATTATTCAAATGATCATTGACTTCGAACTGAAAGAGGTCATAAAGAGAAGACCGGTCTTTAACGCTGTACATATCAAGGCAAGTTCGAAATATAAAGTTTCTTCATTGAGAAAAAGGAATGAGCAAACATTTGACTAA
- the krit1 gene encoding krev interaction trapped protein 1 has translation MGNEDSLENVFVAVIRPKSQVSLSSKEYRAKAYEILLIEVPLEGKEKKRKKVLLATKIQAAGDKSKSILDYVDETIRTISNNQGFIGKRVVHMKKFPLDGNNEGKEASLFVVPVSVKDNSKPVHSAGSPSFYCFQDIMRVCSETSAHFCSITSKMLLALDKWLAEQHTVPHAIPALFRPAPVERVKTNVSNPAYSSEGKVSEEGLHMGYTALEIKSKMMSLEKADMCILNPLYGSDLQYTNRVDKVIINPYFGLGAPDYSKIQIPKREKWQHGPNCVAEDKERQWVEDFPLHRSACEGDTELLSKLLDSGFSVKQLDSDHWAPVHYSCWHGKVEATKLLLEKGNCNPNLLNGQLSSPLHFAARGGHAEIVQLLLQHSEIDRHIEDQQKRSPLQVCEENKQNEWEETVKLLQQTSSKPYEKVRIYRMDGSYRSVELKHGNNTTVQQIMEGMRLSQDTQQYFTIWICSENLNLQLKPYHKPLQHLRIWTEIVTDLTVLDPQRETPQLFLRRDVRMPLEVEKKVEDPLAILILFDEARHCLLKGFFPAPDSKLITLASLLLQIIYGSYESKKHKQGFLNEENLKSIVPISKVKSKAYHWTNRILHEYKALSTSEGVSKEMHHLQRLFLQNCWDIPTYGAAFFTGQVYTKASASNHKVIRVYVGVNTKGLHLMNMETKVLLISLEYGTFMWQLGHADQYFQIHSGDNKMNFIVHTKQAGLIVKLLMKLSGQMTPNDKSVMDKYAYG, from the exons ATGGGCAACGAGGACAGCCTCGAGAATGTGTTTGTTGCCGTCATTCGCCCAAAGAGTCAAGTCAGCCTGAGCTCAAAGGAGTACAGAGCCAAAGCCTATGAG ATCCTGCTGATTGAAGTGCCTTtggaggggaaggagaagaaaagaaagaaagtcctCCTGGCGACAAAGATCCAAGCAGCAGGAGACAAATCCAAATCTATATTGGATTATGTTGATGAAACAATCCGAACGATATCCAACAACCaaggcttcatag gaaaGCGTGTGGTGCATATGAAGAAATTCCCCCTTGATGGAAACAATGAAGGAAAAGAGGCCTCACTTTTTGTCGTGCCAGTCAGTGTTAAAG ACAACAGCAAGCCTGTGCACAGCGCCGGGAGCCCGAGCTTCTACTGCTTCCAGGACATCATGCGGGTGTGCAGTGAGACCAGCGCTCACTTCTGCTCCATCACCTCCAAGATGCTTCTGGCTTTAGACAA ATGGTTAGCAGAGCAGCACACCGTGCCTCACGCCATCCCCGCTCTGTTCAGACCAGCGCCCGTTGAGCGAGTGAAGACCAACGTCAGCAACCCGGCCTACAGCAGCGAGGGCAAAGTGAGTGAGGAGGGTCTGCACATGGGCTACACTGCTCTGGAGATCAAGAGCAAGATGATGTCCCTGGAGAAGGCAGACATGTGCATCCTCAACCCGCTCTACGGCTCTGATCTGCAGTACACCAACCGG GTGGACAAAGTTATAATCAACCCGTACTTTGGGCTCGGAGCACCCGACTACTCCAAGATCCAGATCCCCAAGAGGGAGAAGTGGCAACACGGTCCAAACTGTGTGGCAGAAGACAA GGAGCGCCAGTGGGTGGAAGACTTCCCCCTGCACCGCAGTGCCTGTGAAGGAGACACGGAGCTGCTGTCTAAGCTGCTGGACAGCGGTTTCTCTGTCAAGCAGCTGGACAGCGACCACTGGGCTCCCGTTCACTACTCCTGCTG GCACGGTAAAGTCGAGGCGACCAAGCTGTTACTGGAGAAAGGAAACTGTAATCCAAACCTGCTGAACGGCCAGCTCAGCTCCCCTCTGCACTTTGCAGCCAGAGGAGGCCACGCAGAGATAGTGCAACTCTTGCTGCAGCACTCCGAGATCGACCGG CACATAGAAGACCAGCAGAAGAGATCCcctctgcaggtgtgtgaggAGAACAAACAGAACGAATGGGAGGAGACGGTGAAGCTTCTGCAGCAAACCAGCAGCAAACCT TATGAGAAGGTGCGTATCTACCGCATGGACGGCTCGTATCGCTCCGTGGAGCTAAAGCACGGCAACAACACGACGGTGCAGCAGATCATGGAAGGCATGCGTCTTTCACAGGACACACAGCAGTACTTCACCATCTGGATCTGCTCCGAGAACCTCA ACCTGCAGCTGAAGCCGTACCACAAGCCCCTGCAGCACCTGCGCATCTGGACAGAGATTGTGACGGACCTGACGGTGCTGGATCCTCAAAGGGAAACACCTCAGCTCTTCCTCCGCAGGGACGTCCGGATGCCTCTCGAAGTAGAGAAAAAG gtGGAGGATCCTCTGGCCATCCTCATTCTGTTCGACGAGGCGCGTCACTGCCTCCTGAAGGGCTTCTTTCCTGCTCCGGACAGCAAGCTGATCACACTGGCCAGCCTCCTCCTGCAGATCATCTATGGCAGCTATGAGAGCAAGAAGCACAAGCAAGGGTTCCTCAA tgAGGAAAACCTGAAATCAATTGTGCCGATATCCAAAGTGAAAAGCAAAGCGTACCACTGGACCAACAGGATTCTGCACGAGTACAAA GCGCTGAGCACCAGTGAGGGTGTGAGTAAAGAGATGCACCACCTGCAGCGACTCTTCCTGCAGAACTGCTGGGACATCCCGACTTACGGAGCGGCCTTCTTCACGGGCCAGGTCTACACCAAGGCCAGCGCCAGCAACCACAAAGTCATCCGCGTCTACGTCGGGGTCAACACGAAGGGGCTGCACCTCATGAATATGGAGACCAAG GTCCTTCTCATCAGTTTGGAGTACGGCACATTCATGTGGCAGCTTGGACACGCTGACCAGTACTTCCAGATACACAGTGGTGACAATAAAATGAACTTCATTGTGCACACAAAACAG GCTGGCCTTATTGTGAAGCTTTTGATGAAGCTGAGTGGACAGATGACACCAAATGATAAAAGCGTGATGGACAAATATGCGTACGGCTGA
- the rpz2 gene encoding rapunzel 2, with protein MADAQKIKKTVTKVLGCVEKVSSFASSFNPIFGIVSSLIGVVRKGLIQEEGHALDSEFQTLHTQLESISDKNQQCLRRIRIDEVNETYGKYEEYIKHQYAAFNNMLAQVKKDPDNSQSYMETFEKIYERDKSDMSLDVYYRGVMGTKLQFGRSLLKVYLDNCEGNREIMERRCSHITHLFHMGLIALMAYTAVTEDDEDEVRDKWSKRVEDIQKKMQEVLSQCKDNSS; from the coding sequence ATGGCTGATGCACAAAAGATCAAGAAAACTGTAACCAAGGTGCTGGGCTGCGTGGAGAAGGTGTCCTCATTCGCCTCCTCCTTCAACCCCATCTTTGGGATTGTCTCCTCCCTGATTGGGGTGGTTCGCAAGGGCCTGATTCAGGAAGAGGGCCACGCTCTAGACAGCGAATTCCAGACGCTCCACACCCAACTGGAGAGCATCTCTGACAAGAACCAACAATGTCTGAGGCGGATCCGCATCGACGAGGTGAACGAAACCTACGGCAAGTATGAGGAGTACATCAAGCACCAGTATGCTGCCTTCAACAACATGCTGGCGCAGGTGAAGAAAGATCCAGACAACTCTCAGAGCTATATGGAGACCTTTGAGAAAATATATGAGAGAGACAAGAGTGACATGAGCCTGGATGTGTACTACCGCGGTGTGATGGGTACCAAGTTGCAGTTTGGAAGATCTCTGCTGAAGGTGTACCTGGACAACTGCGAAGGCAACCGTGAGATCATGGAGCGTCGCTGTTCACACATCACCCACCTGTTCCACATGGGCCTCATCGCCCTCATGGCATACACAGCTGTTACAGAGGACGACGAAGACGAGGTGCGTGACAAGTGGTCCAAGAGGGTGGAGGACATCCAGAAGAAGATGCAGGAGGTGCTCAGTCAGTGCAAAGACAACTCGTCCTGA